From the Candidatus Pelagibacter sp. IMCC9063 genome, the window TTTTTTTTTTATATTTGTTTAATACGATCTCTATTTTTTTTGTATTTGATTTTATATATTTAACCCTACTGTTCTTAATGTGGTTTTTTACAGTACCACTAGAATAATTATCCAAACTGATAATTTTTAATTTAGTTTTATTTATAAAGTATTCTATTAAATTTGACCCAACGAAACCAGCTCCACCAGTAATAACAATTATATTTTTCATGGGAATAATTTATATTTTTTTTAAAGCCTGGCAACGACCTACTCTCCCATACCTTAAGGCAAAGTACCATCGGCGCTGAAGAGCTTGACTTCCGAGTTCGGAATGGGATCGGGTATTACCTCTTCGCAATAATTACCAGGCAAAGCTTAGTATTATTAATTAACCTCTTTGTAAATGATTAAATCTTCAATAAATCCTTAATTATTTGTTATTATTTGGAATAAAGATAAAAATTAGTTAAGTGGAATAAAAAAATGTCCTAAACTTGATTTAAACAGATACCTTAAAGTTTATGGCCCTATTTTCCAAAACATAAATAAATTGCTAAATTAATAAAGATGAAAAAATTAAAATTTGAATATCTGAAAGGATCTTTTTTCTATTCATTACCTGGAATCTTATCAATTTTTTTGTCACTTATCTCTATTCCAATTTTTCTTCAACTTTTAAGCAATACAGAGTTTGCTGACTATTTAATGCAGCATTTTATACTAACATTTTCGATAATATTAAATTGTAATTTTGGAAAAATTGTATGCATTAATATTTCTAAAAAAATTTCAGAAAAAGACAACTATATATATACAGTATTAATCCTAAATATATTTACAACTATACTTTTTTCAACACTATTCTTCTTAGCCTTAAAACAAATAATTACTTACTTTAATTTAGTAAATTTAAATGTGCTGAAAGGCAGTAGTATACTGTTTGGCTTAATGATAAGTAATTTTTATCTAACTTTAGAAGGAATATATAAGGGAGCTTTAAAATACAAATCACTTAGTTTATTTAATTTTTTATTTTATAGCCTGTCTATGTCACTTCCAGCATTGCTTCTAATAATTGACAGGTCTGAGCAGACTCCGTTCACCATTTCTTTAATTATTAAATTTTTAAGTGTTTTAATCATGACTATTTATATTTTTCCCAGAGCAATAAATCAGTTAAAAATTTCCAAACAATTGATTAAGGATTTAAAAAAACTATCTGGATGGATAACAATCAATACAACGGTTCATCAAATTTATAACTATTTTGATAAATATATAATAAAAGCTTTTTTTAATAATCAATTATTTATTTTCTATTCAATATCACAGCAAATTTCCTCGAAAATTGCCGTTCCATTAAATGCTTATAATAATATTTATATTGCAAAATTATCAAAAAATTACAAAAATAAAAAAGCACAAGAGCATTTAAGTAATTCATTATTAACTTATGCCCTTTTCATGTTTTTCTTTATTTTACTTTTTTTTCCATTCTTAGAGCAGTTATTGCAGCTATGGCTAACAAGCTCTTATAGTAAAGAATATCATAACTTACTAAAAATTTTTTTCATGATTGTTATGTTTTCATCTTTATCTAACTTGCTCATTGATCATTATGACATAAACTCAAGATCTAAGATTAGCAGTTTCTATGAGATATGCTTCATGCCTATTTTTTTAATCTTGGCATACTACGCTATTGTAAATAAAAATATTTACATGTTTGCATTATCAATACTTTCAAAAGATATTCTTTTATTTTTAATTAGAGCGTTGAATGCAAAACAAGAAATTTTTGATAAAAAAATAATTTTTTTTAGCTTATTCTTGAGTACTCTGACATGCATCTTGTCATTCTATTCAATAAACTATTATTACTACTCAATTCTTTTTCAATTAATTGTATTAATCAAAATACTTCCTATAAAAAAACTTATTAAATTTTACAAACAAAACTAAAATGAAAATTTCAATTATAATTCCTACAAAAGATAGGTTTGAATATTTAAAGGAGACATTTAATTTTTTATCGAAAAACAAATTTTTTTTTACTGAAGTAATAGTGGTTGATAGCTCTATCAGACAGGGTATAAAAATTAGAAAGTTGTGTAACGAGGCAAAATTCAAAACAAAGCTTTTGCGCTCAAAGGCTTCGATTGCCTATCAAAGAAATATTGGTTTAAAAAATTTAAACAAAAAAACTGATTTTGTTATGTTTTTAGACGATGATATTACATTTCAAAAAGATGCATTACATAAAATGAAATTGGCTATTTTAGAATCGGATAAAAACATAGCAGGATTTGGTTTTAACCTACAATTAAATAAAAGGATAAATTTTTTAGATAAATTAAAAAAAATAGATATTGTAAAACAATTGGGAATTTATAATTCAAAGATGGGAGTAGTAACGCCTTCTGGATGGCAAACAATAGCTTATAATTTTAAAAAGAATACTGAAGTATCTTGGTTGTCTACTCAGGCGAGTATTTTTAAATACAAGGCTATTAAAAATATTTATTTTGATATTTTTTTTGAGGATTATAGCTACCTAGAAGATTTGGATTTTAGCTACCGGACAAGCAAACTGGGGAAGCTTTTGTTGATACATAAAGCTAAATACCAACACCCAAATGAAATAGAAAGATCTGGATATTTTTTTGGTAAGAAGGAAATACTAAATAGGTATTATTTTGTTAAAAAAAATAAATTACGATTTGTAAATTTTTTATTAGGAGCAATTGTGAAATCTGGCATGAATTTAACAAGACTAAAATTAAGTTTTTTTTTAAGATTTGTTGGAAATATTAATTCTTTAATAAGAATAATTTTTATTTTTAGCTTTACTGGCATTGGTGATAATAAGAAACACTAGATTTTCACTTTCACAATGCAGATGTAAGACCTCTACCAAACCATACCCTTAATTAATAAATTATAATAAAGTGTTTAATAAAAAAGTCTGTTAATTTGTAAGGCTTGTAAATTTAAGTTCTTTGGCTTAAATCTAAGCTAGGCAATTAATAAATAGAAATAATTTTTCTAATAGCATTAAATGAATGGATTCGCTTTTTATAATCAATCAAAGAAATAAATTTGTTTTTTAAGAATCGGTTTGGTGCAGATTGTTTGTCGCATACAATGCAAGTTTTACACATGATACAATCCATCAAAAAAAAAGTGTAAAAGTTTTCACCACTGTTAATAGCAACCTTAGACTCAGATATTAGCTTTAATGCAATTTTGCTTTCAATGGCCCCATAATTTGCAACACCAGCTATATTAAGTCTATCTCCAAAAGATATAACTTTATATCCAGAATTAACAAAAAATCTTGCTGCATTGATAGCAAATGCATTATTCTTATTATTGTGATTTCTAAAATAAATGACGATATCAAATACTTTTTTTACTTGATTTTTATTTGATAAAAAATTTTCATTATTCTTGATATAATTTAAACAGTAGTTAAATTCACTTTTCTTCCTCAGACTAAGACTAGTAAATTTTTTTAAATTTTCAGTTGCAAATATTATTTTTTTAAATCTAAATTTTAGAATTAGGCAAGATATTCTATAAAGAATGGGAATAAAATATTTCCTGAAATAGCCTGATGAAAACACATGAGAACCTGTAATGGGACCGAGTATTGTATGGGGTGCTAAAAAAAGAAATAAAAAAACATTCCATAAAGGAATGTAATTTAAGTAAGTAAATTTTTTTTTCTTAAAGAAAAAAAACCAAGAATAATAACATCCAATAAAAGGACTGATATATTTGTGATAAAAATTATTATAGTTAACTTTTTTTTTAACAATTCTATTCTCAAAATTGTCAATAATAAATTTTCCAGAATTGGTTAATAACAAAATATTTTCTTTGGATTGTCTCAATTCGTTTTCAAGAAATAGTCTCGCTAATTTACCTTCGCCTGAGCTTCTTTGATAATCACAAGCCCATCCAAAAAAATTATTATTTTTCATTTTTTATATTTAGCTCATAAAATTCACCACTAAAATAATTTTTTATCAAAAATATACAGCTAAGAACTAGTCTATAAGATCTTCTCCGAAAATCATTTCGAAGTCTCCAAAGAAACTCTAGTTTAGAAGAAAAAATTGGTAATGGTTTACTGATGTTTCCACTTAAGTAATCCAATGCACCTCCTGCACACACAACTTTTGCATTGTCAAATCTATTCATTATGAAAGATCCTAAAATCTCTTGTTTGGGTGTTGGTATCGCAATTAAAAATAAAGTTTTATTATCAACGTGTACTTTAAATTTACTAAATCTTTTTATAATAGAATCCGTATTTGCAAAAGGAAGATCTAATTGAATAATAGTTGCTGTGTTTTTAAACTTTTTAATTACATATTCAAAATTTTTTTATTTTTTTTCGACAAAAGATAAATTTTATTTATTTTTTTACTGGGATGTAATTTAGCAAGAAGATCTCTCCCTGGTAATTTTTTAATATGTGTATTAAAAGGAAACATTCCATCTTGCCAAAATATAATGTCTTTTCTCAAAACGTTCAATTTGTTAATTACTAAAGAGTAAAATGCTAAATTTCTAGCACATAAAAAAAATTTTTTTCTTTGAAGTATTTTTTTTATGTTATCAATTATAAAAATGGATGGAGTGTAATTTTCTTTTATATATTGACTATATTTATATTTAAATTCAAATTTGCCTTTTAAGAGTTGAGGAATTTTAATTAAATTTTTAAAAAAAATAGTAATTATATAAATATTACCAAGATGGTTTTTTGCTATTAACAAATCTTCTTTTGTTTTTTTAAAAATAAATTTATTACTGACTCCACCTAACCGCATAATTACAGAAACATAATTTGTATAAACAATATTACTAGCCTTCTTAAAAATTCTTAAAATATAATCATAGTCTCCAGAAATTGGATAGCAAGTTCGATACGCTATGTTTTTATATTTTTTTGAAATAAAAATCGATACGTGCGGCGGCATCCATCCTAGTTGCATTTTTTTAAAATTATAATTACTAGAAATCCAAGCTCTTCTAATTGCTAATAAATTATTTCTTAAACAAAATTTAATATCACTATAAGAAATATCAAAATTAGTTTCTTGATATATTTTGGCAACGTTAGACAGGACTTTGGTCGATGCAAAAATATCATCAGAGTGCAATAATCCAATTATGTCACCCGTTGTATTTTGTAACCCAACGTTGAGCGCACCAAATTTATTTTTACTCCTCTTGTCAATTATTAATCTAGTAATGTGTTTTTGTTTTTTCAGGAATGTGTAAGTTCGGTCTTGTGAGTTTGAATACACGACTATCAATTCTTTATTTTTGTAATCTTGGATTTGGTAAGATTTGATGCAATCTTCCAAATAGGGCATTCCATTTTTAACTACTGTAACAATGCTAACCTTGATATTTTTTATACTCATGTTCAATATTATATATAGCTAATGCAAATAAAATAAAATCTATTCCAAAAACTGCAAAAGAACTTTCGAATATAGACCTTAAAAAGAAAACAATCAAAATAATGTACGAAAATAAAAAAACTGAACTGCTGCTAGGAAAAACTTTTATGCTTTTTAAAAAAATATAGAAATATCTTAAATATATAAAAAGAATAGACAGTAATCCGAAAATTCCAGCTGAGGAATATGCATAAAGTAAAGCATTGGAGGCAGTCTGCTGTATAAGAAACCTATCGGCCTGAGTACCGTATCCAAATAAAAAATTTTGATTTGTTAAAATAGCAATATTTTTCCAATCCCGAAATCTTTGAGAGGAAAATGACTTATTGTCATTTGTCCTCAAAAGTTTCATCTTATTTGTTTTTGTTTTATTAACTTTAGTTTTTGCATAGTGTTTAATATACTGCTCATCCTCAAGATTAATTATTTTTCTCAGATCTTTACTAGGAATTATCTTGGTAATAGTAAATAAATATATTTTTGAATCAGTATACTGTGAAAGAATATTTTTATAAAAAAAATTAGAAGAAATAAAAATTAAGATAGTAAAAAAAGAAGGTAATAATAAATAGTAAAATAACTGATTTAAATAAAATTTATAAGATCTATTTTTTTTTAATAATTCTAAAACAAATATTATTAACAATATAATAATAAAAATTGCTAAAATAGTTCTTGATTGATTTAAAAAAATTGAGGGTATAAACAATATAGAAGAAAAAAATATAGATAATTTCTTCATTTTTTTAATTAAAAAAAAATGGCTAAACACAAATAAACACAAGCCTATTCTCGCAATTCCAGAACTTCTAGGGGCATTGTCAACAAAAAAGACGGTAGATTCATAGTAACCGTATGGATGAACACCTAATGCAAACATTTTGATTATTGTGATAAAATGAAAAACTAAAAATAAAAAGAAGAGAATTGAGAAGGAAAATACTAATAAATTTTTAATTTTATTCTGGCAGTGGGTTAAATAAATATTTAAGAATAATAGAACATTTAAAGAATGAACGTTATAGATAATATTAGAATTGTTATTTTCTGAAAAGAGTAATGAAAAAATTTGAACTAATTGGTAGCAGATAAAAATTATTACGGATAAATAAAAATTTTTACCAATTGTCTTGTTTGTTATAGTTGCTCCTAGCAAAAAGAAAAAGACAGAAATGGATAAATAAAGTCGAATAGGGTTAAGATTGTCTTTTAATTTACCTTGATTAAAAAGCGTTTCAATGGACACTAAATGATCTATGTTTGTATTGATAGACAGAATAATTAAAAACCACAACAGTATTAAAAATAATTTATTTGAGAAAAATTTACTTAGAATCATTTATTTGTAAGATTCTAAGATTCTAATAATTTTTTGGGAAATAAATGGTACAAAAAAAGCAGAACACATCAACATATACCTATCTGACGAGTTAGATAAAAACCATTTTATATCCCCTGCTAATGAAAGGTAAATGAAGATATAGCTTGCACATAAAATAAGGAATAAATATCTGAAACAGTTATCGTTTTTATTTTTAATAAAAAAAAGAAAGAAAATAATCAAAACCCATATGGGGTGCTTAAAGGAGTTGACGATAAAATAAAAAACAATCTGAACTATATTTTGTAAAAAGTTTTGATAAATTAAAAAGTTTAAAGACATTCCTTCGCTTGCTCCAATACTTTTGTAAAAAAGATAATGCTTCAACAAAAGTAAAAATACTGCAGATAGAGTTAATATAATGTTAAATCGAAAACTAAATTTATTATAATAATATGAGAAAAAAATAATTATGAAACCAAATAACACACCTTCATTTTTGATCCAAATTAATGAATTAAATATAAGTAATAATAATATTAAAAAGTAGGTATTTTGCTTTGGCTGATTCATTATAAAAAAAATTGCTGCTACAATAATGCTAAAGATTAAATACTCTTGGTATCCTAAAAAATAATCGATTTTAAATGTAGCGATTATGATAATCAACAGAGTTAATAGAGCATTCAAATTAAAAGAATTCTTTGGCTTAATTGCCATAAACAAAGCTGCCAAATATAAAAAAATATAAAATAGCCTTCCAAAATATTCATGCTGTAAATATGAATATTTCCAAAAGAAAAACCATGGCAAAGTTCCAGCAAATGGATAGCTAGGAAAGGAAGTGTCTTTCAAGTCCCAAAAATTTTTTTTATAAAAAAAATTTTGTACTTTTAAATTCCAAACCTCTTGGGCGTCCCACCCCAACTCAACTTGGCTTGCAATCATAATAAAAAATACCGATGTTATAAATATAAAGCAAAAAACAAAACTATTAAAAAATTTAAATTGTTTTATAATTTGTATAAAATTGAATGATGCAATGAGAATTAATATTATTAAAACGAATAGATAGTTTATTTGAAAAAAAGATAAAAATAACAACAGATTAATAAATAAAATGCAACTGATACAAATATTAACGATAAAATAATTTTTATCCCCTATTGAAAAGTTACCTATATGCATTCTTGGGAAATTACTAAATGCACATATAAAAAATAATAACTGCAGAAATATAAAAAAAAATTCAATCATTTTTGCAAGTATTCACAATTTTGAAATTGATCTATCAATTGATAATTATCAAAATTATTTTTAGTTTTTTTAAGATGTTTATTAATTATAATAACATTGTTCATCTTTTTATGGTCATTATTAATAGATAAAAAGAGCTTTTCTCCCAAAGGGAAATCATTAGAGTAGTTAATTAGAGTTACATTAGATGGATTGAAGTTTTTTTTATTTTTTTAATATATCCATATCCTTGTTTGTCACAAAACCCATAGCTACTTATTAATCTTGATTCATAATTATTTTTAATGATTAAATAAGAATTTAAAAAGACATCTGAAAAAATTGAAAAAACAAACAATATTAAGGAAATTTTGATAAAGTAATTTTTAAAAAATTTATTTTTCATGCAAAACTTATATACCAAGATTAAATATTCATTTAAACAGAACAAACAACAATGATTGAATTACATAGGATATTTGATGGAATAAATAGTATTAGTATTTACGTCTTCCTATTTTGTGCCACCCTTTCTTTTTTTAGAAAAAATATTAGTGATTTATTCAATTTGTATGACCGGCCAGATACTATCCGAAAACTTCACAAAAATACCACATCAACTTTTAATGGATTTTTGATTATTTCTTTGGTGCTAACCTATTCTTTATTAGATTTCTTTTTTTTTAAAGAATTTAATCTTAATTTTAATATTACATTATCAATAATCACTTTGAGTTTTTACCTAATTGGCTTGTATGATGATAAAAAAAACTTATCCCCTACACACAAAACGTTTTTAATTTTTTTATTATTGCTTATGATAATGCCTCTGAACCAAAACTTTATTATCAAGACACTTGATTTTAAAAACCTTTTTAATTTTCCAATAATTTTAAATCAAGCATCAATATTTGTTACTATTTTTTTTATTTACATTTTTTACAATCTCCTAAACTTTGCGGATGGTAAAAATGGAGTTGCTTTAATAGTTGCGATTATATTTATTGTAATTTTAGCAATTGAAAAGAATGGAGTTACCAACCTTGATTTTTTAATATTAACTACTCTGTTAATTTGTCTGTACTTAAATTTAAAAAATTTATCTTTCTTGGGCAATTCTGGCTCTGCTGCTCTATCAGTTTTTATTTCTTTAAATTATATTTTTGAATATAATTCACAATCAACATTAAAATGTGATGAAATTTTTCTAATTTTTTTAATACCAGGAATGGACATGACAAGATTGGTAATAGAAAGAATCTCTAAGGGAAAATCTATATCGAGTGGGGACCTTAATCATTTGCATCATCATATTGGATCTATATGCAACGATAAATATATATTTATAATATATGGAATTGTAACTTTAATTCCCTACATTACATCTTTTTTAATAGACAGTTACCTTGTGCTTATTTTGGGAAATATTTTATTTTATCTTAGTGTTTTTATTTTTTTAAAAAAAATTATTTTTTAAGTAATTTCATATTATTAGATAAAAAAATAATTGCCAATCCTATAAAATAAAAAACTCCATTAAATGTTGAAAAAAGAGAGCCCGTAGTTTGAATTGGCCAAAACAATACAAAGTAAAGACATATACTTGCTACCGTTATAGGATTTTTATCTTTGATATATTTTTGGAATAATCGGATCAACATAGTTCCAATAAATATAATAAATGAAATAAAAAACACACCTCCAAATTCTGATAGAATTTCTAAATAAAAGTTATGTGGATGAGTGTTACATCTTGCAAATGAATATTTGGACTTTATATTTTTATATTTCTTATTTTCACAAACTTTTCTAAAAGTCTTAATGCCCGATCCTATAATATAATGGTCTTTAAAAATCTCATAAGAGGTTAAAAAATGTGCACCGTATCTGCTATCAAGAAAACTACTGTACTTAAATTTTTTCTTGTCATTCACTTGATGCAATTTTTCACCAAACCCAAATTCATGCATTGTATGATCAATATATTTCTTTTTAAATCCTGGGTTGCTCATTAAAAGAATGAAACCTAGAGAAATAACAACACAAATAATAATAAATTTAAAACGAATAGATGCTCTAAACAGGACTAGCAATCCAAATAAAGACAAAATACTTATATAAAAAGCAGACCTTTCATTTGTTAAAAAAATAATTCCAACTATCCAAATTAAATATAAAAAAATATAGATTTTTTTTTGGGTATTTAGGCAAATGGCAATGAAGCCAATGTAGAGCAATTTAGACAAATAAGCCCCGACGACATACTCTGTACCAAAAGGTCCCGATAAACGGTAGCCGTGGCTATCTTGCACAATAGATCCGGTGATACTAGTGCCAAAAATATACTGAACAAGCGTATCAATACTTACAGCCAAAACCGTATATAAAATTATTTTGTAAAAGACATTTCTGTGAATGGAGTTTCGTTCGAAAAAAGTAACTAGGGCCAAAAATAACAAGATATGCTTAATTAGACCAGCGCTTCCCCTTAGTGAAAGATCACTGTGCAATGAAAATAAATTATTAATTAATAAAAATAAAAATATAAAAATCAAAGCTTTTTTTACTATTTTTTCTAAATCAATTTTTTTAAAAAAAAAAATATTAAA encodes:
- a CDS encoding lipopolysaccharide biosynthesis protein, encoding MKKLKFEYLKGSFFYSLPGILSIFLSLISIPIFLQLLSNTEFADYLMQHFILTFSIILNCNFGKIVCINISKKISEKDNYIYTVLILNIFTTILFSTLFFLALKQIITYFNLVNLNVLKGSSILFGLMISNFYLTLEGIYKGALKYKSLSLFNFLFYSLSMSLPALLLIIDRSEQTPFTISLIIKFLSVLIMTIYIFPRAINQLKISKQLIKDLKKLSGWITINTTVHQIYNYFDKYIIKAFFNNQLFIFYSISQQISSKIAVPLNAYNNIYIAKLSKNYKNKKAQEHLSNSLLTYALFMFFFILLFFPFLEQLLQLWLTSSYSKEYHNLLKIFFMIVMFSSLSNLLIDHYDINSRSKISSFYEICFMPIFLILAYYAIVNKNIYMFALSILSKDILLFLIRALNAKQEIFDKKIIFFSLFLSTLTCILSFYSINYYYYSILFQLIVLIKILPIKKLIKFYKQN
- a CDS encoding glycosyltransferase family 2 protein, which translates into the protein MKISIIIPTKDRFEYLKETFNFLSKNKFFFTEVIVVDSSIRQGIKIRKLCNEAKFKTKLLRSKASIAYQRNIGLKNLNKKTDFVMFLDDDITFQKDALHKMKLAILESDKNIAGFGFNLQLNKRINFLDKLKKIDIVKQLGIYNSKMGVVTPSGWQTIAYNFKKNTEVSWLSTQASIFKYKAIKNIYFDIFFEDYSYLEDLDFSYRTSKLGKLLLIHKAKYQHPNEIERSGYFFGKKEILNRYYFVKKNKLRFVNFLLGAIVKSGMNLTRLKLSFFLRFVGNINSLIRIIFIFSFTGIGDNKKH
- a CDS encoding WecB/TagA/CpsF family glycosyltransferase is translated as MKKFKNTATIIQLDLPFANTDSIIKRFSKFKVHVDNKTLFLIAIPTPKQEILGSFIMNRFDNAKVVCAGGALDYLSGNISKPLPIFSSKLEFLWRLRNDFRRRSYRLVLSCIFLIKNYFSGEFYELNIKNEK
- a CDS encoding glycosyltransferase, which codes for MSIKNIKVSIVTVVKNGMPYLEDCIKSYQIQDYKNKELIVVYSNSQDRTYTFLKKQKHITRLIIDKRSKNKFGALNVGLQNTTGDIIGLLHSDDIFASTKVLSNVAKIYQETNFDISYSDIKFCLRNNLLAIRRAWISSNYNFKKMQLGWMPPHVSIFISKKYKNIAYRTCYPISGDYDYILRIFKKASNIVYTNYVSVIMRLGGVSNKFIFKKTKEDLLIAKNHLGNIYIITIFFKNLIKIPQLLKGKFEFKYKYSQYIKENYTPSIFIIDNIKKILQRKKFFLCARNLAFYSLVINKLNVLRKDIIFWQDGMFPFNTHIKKLPGRDLLAKLHPSKKINKIYLLSKKNKKILNM
- a CDS encoding O-antigen ligase family protein; amino-acid sequence: MSIETLFNQGKLKDNLNPIRLYLSISVFFFLLGATITNKTIGKNFYLSVIIFICYQLVQIFSLLFSENNNSNIIYNVHSLNVLLFLNIYLTHCQNKIKNLLVFSFSILFFLFLVFHFITIIKMFALGVHPYGYYESTVFFVDNAPRSSGIARIGLCLFVFSHFFLIKKMKKLSIFFSSILFIPSIFLNQSRTILAIFIIILLIIFVLELLKKNRSYKFYLNQLFYYLLLPSFFTILIFISSNFFYKNILSQYTDSKIYLFTITKIIPSKDLRKIINLEDEQYIKHYAKTKVNKTKTNKMKLLRTNDNKSFSSQRFRDWKNIAILTNQNFLFGYGTQADRFLIQQTASNALLYAYSSAGIFGLLSILFIYLRYFYIFLKSIKVFPSSSSVFLFSYIILIVFFLRSIFESSFAVFGIDFILFALAIYNIEHEYKKYQG
- a CDS encoding UDP-phosphate N-acetylgalactosaminyl-1-phosphate transferase, with amino-acid sequence MIELHRIFDGINSISIYVFLFCATLSFFRKNISDLFNLYDRPDTIRKLHKNTTSTFNGFLIISLVLTYSLLDFFFFKEFNLNFNITLSIITLSFYLIGLYDDKKNLSPTHKTFLIFLLLLMIMPLNQNFIIKTLDFKNLFNFPIILNQASIFVTIFFIYIFYNLLNFADGKNGVALIVAIIFIVILAIEKNGVTNLDFLILTTLLICLYLNLKNLSFLGNSGSAALSVFISLNYIFEYNSQSTLKCDEIFLIFLIPGMDMTRLVIERISKGKSISSGDLNHLHHHIGSICNDKYIFIIYGIVTLIPYITSFLIDSYLVLILGNILFYLSVFIFLKKIIF
- a CDS encoding O-antigen ligase family protein; amino-acid sequence: MIFIFLFLLINNLFSLHSDLSLRGSAGLIKHILLFLALVTFFERNSIHRNVFYKIILYTVLAVSIDTLVQYIFGTSITGSIVQDSHGYRLSGPFGTEYVVGAYLSKLLYIGFIAICLNTQKKIYIFLYLIWIVGIIFLTNERSAFYISILSLFGLLVLFRASIRFKFIIICVVISLGFILLMSNPGFKKKYIDHTMHEFGFGEKLHQVNDKKKFKYSSFLDSRYGAHFLTSYEIFKDHYIIGSGIKTFRKVCENKKYKNIKSKYSFARCNTHPHNFYLEILSEFGGVFFISFIIFIGTMLIRLFQKYIKDKNPITVASICLYFVLFWPIQTTGSLFSTFNGVFYFIGLAIIFLSNNMKLLKK